The Candidatus Mycolicibacterium alkanivorans genome contains a region encoding:
- a CDS encoding YihY/virulence factor BrkB family protein, giving the protein MTDHSAKPSRHHVWRITRRTLSKSWDDSIFSESAQAGFWSVLSLPPLLLGMLGSLAYIAPLFGPDTLQRIQDQLIGTANSFFSKNVVNEIIEPTVRDIVVGARGEVVSVGFVISLWAGSSAISAFVDSVVEAHDQTPLRHPVRQRFFALGLYVVMLVFVVAAAPLVALGPRKIGEYIPDSWDNILQYGYFPTLILGLIVAVTILYRVSLPKPLPTHRLLWGAVLAVAVFVVATLGLRFYLTWITSTGYTYGALATPIAFLLFAFFLGFAVMIGAELNAAIQEEFPAAVPRGHQMRTWLERKARSLGDTERGAKAPVRSEESEEEARPEPEPVSPS; this is encoded by the coding sequence TGGCGGATCACCCGCCGGACATTGTCCAAGAGTTGGGATGACTCGATTTTCTCCGAGTCGGCCCAGGCCGGATTCTGGTCGGTGCTGTCGCTGCCCCCGCTGCTGCTCGGGATGCTCGGCAGCCTGGCCTACATCGCGCCGCTGTTCGGTCCCGACACGCTGCAGCGCATCCAGGACCAGCTGATCGGCACCGCCAACAGCTTCTTCTCCAAGAACGTCGTCAACGAGATCATCGAACCCACGGTTCGCGACATCGTGGTCGGCGCGCGCGGCGAGGTGGTGTCGGTGGGCTTCGTGATCAGCTTGTGGGCGGGGTCGTCGGCCATCTCGGCCTTCGTGGACTCGGTGGTCGAGGCACACGACCAGACCCCGCTGCGCCACCCGGTCCGGCAGCGGTTCTTCGCCTTGGGCCTCTACGTCGTGATGCTCGTGTTCGTCGTCGCCGCTGCTCCTCTGGTGGCACTCGGCCCCCGCAAGATCGGCGAATACATCCCGGACAGCTGGGACAACATCTTGCAGTACGGCTACTTCCCCACCCTGATCCTGGGTCTGATCGTGGCGGTGACGATCCTCTACCGGGTGTCGCTGCCCAAGCCGCTGCCCACCCACCGGCTGCTGTGGGGCGCGGTCCTGGCGGTCGCGGTGTTCGTGGTGGCCACCCTCGGCCTGCGGTTCTACCTGACCTGGATCACCAGCACCGGATACACGTACGGGGCGCTGGCCACGCCGATCGCATTCCTGCTTTTCGCGTTCTTCCTCGGCTTCGCGGTCATGATCGGCGCCGAGCTGAATGCCGCCATCCAGGAGGAGTTCCCGGCCGCGGTGCCGCGGGGACACCAGATGCGGACCTGGCTGGAACGCAAGGCCCGCTCACTCGGTGACACCGAGCGCGGCGCCAAGGCGCCGGTCCGCAGCGAGGAAAGCGAGGAGGAGGCCCGGCCCGAGCCGGAGCCGGTCAGCCCTTCTTGA
- a CDS encoding DUF3039 domain-containing protein: MRTQTIERTDSDERVDDGTDDDAPKVFHYVKKDKIAESAVMGTHVVALCGEVFPVTRAAKPGSPVCPDCKRIYESLKKG; this comes from the coding sequence ATGCGAACCCAGACGATCGAACGCACCGACAGCGACGAACGCGTCGACGACGGGACCGACGACGACGCCCCCAAGGTCTTCCACTACGTCAAGAAGGACAAGATCGCCGAGAGCGCCGTCATGGGCACCCACGTCGTGGCGTTGTGCGGCGAGGTCTTCCCGGTGACCCGCGCCGCCAAGCCCGGATCCCCGGTGTGCCCCGACTGCAAGCGGATTTACGAAAGCCTCAAGAAGGGCTGA
- a CDS encoding DUF3099 domain-containing protein, with translation MWNSGGMKREPGFDDDGRPVLITAAAPAYEEQHRARVRKYLTIMSFRIPALILAAVAYGIWHNGLISLAIIAVSLPLPWMAVLIANDRPPRRAEEPRRYNDAPHRTQLFPRPQHRAIESGPTPTAQPHAAGRADTGSRRAP, from the coding sequence ATGTGGAACAGTGGAGGGATGAAACGGGAGCCGGGCTTCGACGACGACGGTCGGCCCGTGCTCATCACCGCCGCCGCCCCCGCCTACGAGGAGCAGCACCGAGCGCGGGTGCGGAAGTACTTGACCATCATGTCTTTTCGTATCCCGGCTCTGATCTTGGCGGCCGTCGCCTACGGAATCTGGCACAACGGCCTGATCTCCCTGGCGATCATCGCGGTGTCGCTGCCCCTGCCGTGGATGGCCGTGCTGATCGCCAATGACCGGCCGCCGAGGCGGGCCGAGGAGCCGCGCCGGTACAACGACGCACCACACCGCACACAGTTGTTCCCGCGGCCCCAGCACCGCGCCATCGAGAGCGGTCCGACACCGACGGCGCAACCACATGCGGCCGG